GATGATTTGTAGTCTTCTTACTAAATGATTTCACCAGTTGTAGTTCTGAACTTCCCAACTTTGTGAGTGGATTATGCGAAATGCTGTGGTTTTCCACTAGCTGTAAATGAGATCCCGTGCCAACATCAGCACTTCCAGTGAGCCGCTTAAAACAGTAGACAAGTTGCAGGTAAATACTGACTAATTAGATTAAAGAAATTTCTGCTGAACTGCATCAAGGAGGAAGGAGTTGGGTGATAAACTAGTAGCTCTCGGAATTAAATCTGTAGTTTCGATACATTTTTCTGCGGCATCAACTGTTGCCTCATTTCTCAAAACATAAACTTTGAAGTTGGGTGAAATTGTTGCAGCACAACCCCTTCCTGTAGTTGCGGAACCACCACTTGTACCAGTTGTTGTAGTTGCAGTGCGGACCATGGcctccagcagcagcaacactatACCCTCTTCCTCTAGCAGCAGCACCACTCCTAGACCCTCTTCCACTAGCTGGTGCACTTGAAGTTGCAGCAGCACTTCTTCTTCCAGTAGCAGCAGCACTTGAAGTTGGTTCAACAATTGCTTTTGGTGAAGGTGGTCTAGTTGTACGCTTTCGAACTGTGAATACATCGAGAACTGAAACATAAGAGAAACAAAAAGGTAAAAACTATTAACTTAGATAACTTAAAAAGCTACAGCATTGACAAATCTTAGGGCTTGGTCCAAGTTCTCAAAATGTTACTGCCTTGTGCTTACATCCATTATCTGACTTCTTGATCATTTGAAACAGCAATACAAGTTAagttgttttgagttttataatcACAAATAGATACGAAGATCCTAGAAAAAGACAGCTCAACTTACTTGGTAGTCTAGTTCTATTCTTTGCAACTGCAACTTTTTCCCTGTCCATGTCGTGCCTCTACagattcctcttcttcttctgttaTAGTTTCTAGTTTGCGAAGTTTAGGAGAGAAAAAAAACAGAacaatttttcctattttagggCTGAACCACACTGTGTTACAATAGCACTTTGAACAATTTTTCCCAATGCAACTTGACCGAACAAAGAAAGTGGCTCAATATCTTAGGTGACATTCGAAGAATTCTGGATATTAAACGAGACTGGATCTACAATAGCACTCCTACTAGCCATCATGACTCTGAACCTAACAGGTCGTTTAGTCAAGAACACCCATACGCCCATGGCAATTCAGTTCAGCTCCCAAAACAGCATCAATCAACCATCATTGTCCTTTGTGTTGAAAATAATATCGACCTTTCAGATATGAAAGATCTTATAGTTATAACATGATTAGTGAGAGAAGCACCATGGAGGGTGGAAAAAAATTTCCCCCGAATTTCCCATTTGCAGTCTACATAAAATATTACGCATAGAAGGGACGGTAAAGAGATGATAGAAATAGAACATAACTCGCTTTAAGGATCTTGTACACCCAATTTTAGAGCACTTACCCTTGCAGCACATGCTTAAACGCATCCAAGAAAATGTAATCTTACTTGAATAGGATCTAGTTTCAAGAGACAGAACTCTTGATTTAAAATAAGAAAGACACAGTAAAGAACCACTCCCACAGCATATAGCCCTGTGAAGTAAGGCAAGCTCTATATTTTTTGGCTTGGTAACAGTAACTTACAATATCAAAGAACTCGGTGGGGAAAAATTATAGTCATAACATGCATCAAACTTGGTGGAACTCGTGTTGGGAACTATTAACATTGCACAGAAGCAAAACAAGAAAAGGAAAAGGAGATCATGAAAGCAAAATAACAATCGTAATGGAACTCTGACAGTGTATTGTGGCAGATGCTAGACAGGAAACAAAACAGAAGGTTCACTTTCAATAGGAAGTTGTAAAATATTGAACAATAAAACAAGAAACGGAAAGAAAAACAGTTCATTAGAACTACACAATTTTCTCTCTTTTCATTTTTCCCGGTAAAGGCATAAATAGCATTAGCTCAAAATGACGGCTGCAACATAATGACTAGATTTAACTAGTATTGCTGAATCGAAACTGTTTCTAACTCAGAATCATACCACTAGACTACTAGAGACCAACTTATATAGAGAGCTGAATGAAAATACATCTCACATGATGTTGCGTTCATGTTTAATATATCCAGAAGATAAGATATTAACTTGTCTAAACATAAATGTAATATCCAAAGCATATCTATGAAGCTATTTCAGTGAGAGAACACATCACCATATTTGTTAGCCTCTGAGATTGGTGCATTCTCCAATCCAGTTCTTCGTCTCATCTGATCGCCTCAATACCAAGAAGACTTTCTGAGCCTCCTGCAATACCATAGAACTTATGAGTTGTCCATCATTGTGTATGATTTATGTCGGATAAACCATATCCACCCTTATTTTGTTTAATACTAAAAGCTGCAAACATGAGACACAGATGAATATTTCTTCAAAAATGCTTTACATGCACAAAACAGCAATTCAAAGTCATTTAGCAGAAATTTTCAGATTTTCCGTCTTCTAACTTAACTTGAGACAGACCAAGTAAGGATCACCCATGTGACAAGAAATTCTTACCATATCGTTGTAAATCCACATTACTTTTTCATTACTGTCCGCACTGCAAAGCAGTGTAACAACATTCTGATTCAAACCAATGTCTCTCATTCCATAATGAAACTCAAGTGCACAACTAACTTGAATACAATCGACTAATACATTAACTGTAGCCAGACAGATAATTTCTTGATTCAACATAAATATTCATACCTAAATTACGTCTTCTGTCATATGCAAAATGTCTATATTCAAGAGTAAACATGTAAACAGTCGGAAGATAGTTTTACTAAGGAGGCCTATATTGTATTCTGCAGTAAAAAGAGATGGGGAACTTCTGTTTCTATGGTTCCAGACTTGCAGTAGATAAAGAAAGTCTAATTAATGAGAACTGCTTTGTAAAACTAAACACTATACAGAGTGCACGATGATTGTAAGTAAACACAGAGAGCTACATATTGCATCTACTTAGGCAGGATAACAAAGCAAAATTCACTACCATCACATGATGTTTTTAAGAGCCTAGCACATGGAATAAAACATAAATGAAAGATACTTCACTCAAGAACTACACAAAATATGTACTAATAAGAAAGACCAACACATTTACATGTTTAGCATCTTAGTCTTCATCAAGACATAAGtgatatctctctttctctttctttctacAACAGTATTTGAGTTTAGAGAAACTAAGCTTTCAAAATATTTCACTGCTCCTCCCTTGTGTAGGTAATCAATTTCTGTTTTTCTAGCAGTTCCACACATTGAGCTATATGAGATTAATAGATCGTCTGTGTTCCTGAACAGAATCTCACCGTTCCTAAAAGACCCGATAAGCTCCAGATAGGGATAACCCATTATCCTCTCAAATGTTTAGTTCAAGATTCTGGAACTCCATAATCTGACATTACCCATACTTCAAACGTCCCTTTTAATTTAGCAAGTACACAAAGGCACTCTTCCAACACTCCCATATTCATATAATGTTGATCCGTTGGTAGTGTCATTGGTAGTTGCAGTTCTTCAAATTTTTCTTCACTAAAATCGATTGTGACTATCACTGTGGAGTTTGGTTTACCTATTATACTCCCGAACCAATGAAGTGCTCCATTGAAAGGCACGCCAACCATATCAACATAAGGAAAATCATACTGAATGGATACAAAGCTTTTCCATGAGTTTGATTCTAAAGAATAGACTACGACTAAAGTACTCCCCTTCCTTATATCAAAATTGACCAACTTGTAATCATCGGTCTTATAATCATAACCAAAACCATAGTTACCACCTTTGCACATATAATATTTATCAGGTGATTTGGGTAATTCCTTATACTCACTTGTGGCTGGGTTCCACAGAAAATatgaatccatccatatactaaTCCATCACATGAACCCAACAATTTAGTAAGTCTAACAATAGCAGCAGCATCGGCATCATTTGACGATGATAATGAATCAAATCTTAAATAGTACTCTGAATCAATAGACTGTGATTGTTTCTTTGTGTGGTAAGATTAAGATGGGATTTAACAAAAATAGGATTAGAAATTATTTGAAACCAAGATTTACAAACACACTTACAGACGAATGTTGATTTCACTGGTACCCTCAGAAGAATGTCGAGGTACATCTCTTCAGGAAGACTTGACATTGTGGTGTACCTTCAGCTGCGAATTTCTGGTAGTGCAACAGAAAATCAAACTAGGGTTTAACTCGAGAAGaccaaaaatgaaataaaatgaaGAATTAACAGGGGGGTTGAATAGTGATGCACGACTCCCGAGCCATGACCGGCTGACCGTTTTCCACAGTTTTTTATACTTTGGACTAGGTATCGTCTCAACCTCCCGTCATAGCCTTCGGTTTACATACATTAAAATAGACTCTGTTCTAAtcgaaagagaaaataaaaagcttGATTACGTGTAATACATTAAAACAAACTACATTCTTAGTTAATGTATCCAAATACTTTAAAAATAGTTAATGTATCCAAATACTTTAAAAGATAAGTAAGAAATTTAGTTACCCAGTCACCTTTTGGCGCTTTTATTCCCATATTTCATTCTTATCCTAGTGAAATACCTTATTTTCTATTCTTAATTAATATAGGTGTTTTTCCATTTTCTTAAATGATGTAcatatttttaatgcattagtGATTGTCCAGAAGAATATATACATTTTAGGTCAATAATAGACA
This DNA window, taken from Papaver somniferum cultivar HN1 chromosome 3, ASM357369v1, whole genome shotgun sequence, encodes the following:
- the LOC113356053 gene encoding uncharacterized protein LOC113356053, with protein sequence MRRRTGLENAPISEANKYVLDVFTVRKRTTRPPSPKAIVEPTSSAAATGRRSAAATSSAPASGRGSRSGAAARGRGYSVAAAGGHGPHCNYNNWYKWWFRNYRKGLCCNNFTQLQSLCFEK